One stretch of Plasmodium yoelii strain 17X genome assembly, chromosome: 5 DNA includes these proteins:
- a CDS encoding pre-mRNA-splicing factor RDS3, putative, translating into MAAKHHPDLIMCRKQPGIAIGRLCEKCDGKCPICDSYVRPYTLVRICDECNYGSYQGRCIICGEIGISDAYYCKECCLCEKDRDGCPKIVNLGSAKTDLFYENKKYEFKKQ; encoded by the exons ATGGCGGCAAAACATC ATCCGGATCTGATAATGTGTAGAAAACAGCCAGGGATAG CTATTGGAAGATTGTGTGAAAAATGCGATGGAAAATGCCCAATTTGTGATTCATATGTAAGACCATATACTTTGGTACGAATTTGCGATGAATGCAACTATGGAAGTTATCAA ggAAGATGTATTATTTGTGGAGAAATTGGTATATCGGATGCCTACTATTGTAAGGAATGTTGTCTTTGTGAAAAGGAT AGAGATGGATGCCCGAAAATTGTTAATTTAGGTAGCGCAAAGACAGATCTATTTtatgaaaacaaaaaatatgaatttaaaaaacagtaa
- a CDS encoding peptidase, putative, which produces MEIKNTICKRFNLFLISIVVLICTFGLKHNLIIVYKNEDISFRVLNNDIGTNIPPGGAVPFQNTIQENEGLNVTDSNDGKKGKNGEKDKNGERDKNGERDKNGEKGKNGEKADEEINMNANRDTIGNAGNAGNAGNAGNEQVYIKEELAENKNDYKNEDVNKNGYKGEGGFEGLTLDVHFTEYNNIYTNVKVGNQMLKLSLNSRLEGMYVFMDDSISCYQQDENNKRKCYDPNLSETAIWCNNNMICLPAILSMPYECYADKKININNKVPYPNIYYDALKYSESHIEGFDTVELVGLKYGNKSGGNKKQGESGGNKKQGEKSGGNNLNLFENADIKLIVDLSIYNNWNLFKDTDGIMGIAGNELSCRNTSIWNKILEKNNSIFGIDINLPENATKKYVNNLSEKSKRNINFYNVTLESDKKNDINNDINNDINNDINNDINNDINNAGYVTNLHESVVKLFSSKTRNIITEENQKNGNPITVPSQIHIGDYKKEYEPIIWSEPRERGGIFSDSFMQFTIYNLEVCDNNIFGKNSSNWQGVIDLSSKCLVLPKMFWLSLMQYLPVNKNDERCVPSNKEIEFNEDTIPRMCSIDDKYRPLPVLKFSFSDNDIVSNNNINNNEQGENIKKINIPLDNLIIKEDGPNNNYLCIIPDVREGISNGNSGRTTKPLIKFGTYVLNNFYVVADQENYRVGLSNKKSFYYSNDKCTKKVECIGDQVYEPALNICIDPDCSIWYFYTLNNETKTCESVSSRFYIFIIILIILLILDIQSYYLYRRSVRTAKISSR; this is translated from the coding sequence atggaaataaaaaacacaATATGCAAGcgttttaatttatttcttaTATCAATTGTGGTACTAATTTGTACATTTGGGCTTAAACATAATCTTATtatagtatataaaaatgaagatattaGTTTTAGGgttttaaataatgatataggAACAAACATTCCCCCTGGGGGGGCAGTTCCATTTCAAAATACAATACAAGAAAATGAAGGTTTAAATGTTACCGATTCAAACGATGGCAAAAAGGGTAAAAATGGCGAAAAGGATAAAAATGGCGAAAGGGATAAAAATGGCGAAAGGGATAAAAATGGCGAAAAGGGTAAAAATGGGGAAAAAGCGGATGAGGAAATAAACATGAATGCTAATAGAGACACTATTGGAAATGCTGGGAATGCTGGGAATGCTGGGAATGCTGGGAATGAGCAAGTATATATCAAAGAGGAGCTTgcagaaaataaaaatgattataaaaatgaagatgtaaataaaaatggttaTAAAGGTGAAGGTGGGTTCGAAGGATTAACGTTAGATGTACATTTTACTGAAtacaacaatatatatactaatgTTAAGGTTGGAAACCAAATGTTAAAACTGTCATTGAATAGTAGATTAGAAGGAATGTATGTCTTCATGGATGATTCAATTTCATGTTATCAacaagatgaaaataataaaagaaaatgttaTGATCCTAATTTATCAGAAACTGCAATTTGGTGCAATAATAACATGATATGTTTACCTGCTATATTATCAATGCCTTATGAATGTTATGccgataaaaaaataaacataaataataaggtTCCATATCCAAACATATACTATGATGCGTTAAAATATAGCGAAAGTCATATAGAGGGATTCGACACAGTTGAGCTCGTGGGCTTAAAGTATGGAAACAAGAGCGGAGGAAATAAGAAGCAAGGAGAAAGCGGAGGAAATAAGAAGCAAGGAGAAAAGAGCGGaggaaataatttaaatttatttgaaaacGCAGACATTAAACTTATCGTCGATTTATCAATTTATAATAACTGGAATTTATTTAAAGATACAGATGGTATTATGGGAATTGCAGGCAACGAATTAAGTTGTAGGAATACAAGCATTTGGAATAAAAtacttgaaaaaaataattctatatttgGCATTGATATTAATTTACCTGAAAACgcaacaaaaaaatatgttaataacTTATCAGAGAAAAgtaaaagaaatataaatttttataatgtaaCGTTGGAAAgcgataaaaaaaatgacataAATAATGACATAAATAATGACATAAATAATGACATAAATAATGACATAAATAATGACATAAATAATGCAGGATATGTGACAAATTTACACGAATCAGTAGTTAAGCTATTTTCATCAAAAACAAGAAATATAATTACAGAAGAGAATCAAAAGAATGGTAATCCGATTACGGTACCCTCCCAAATACATATTGGtgattataaaaaagaatatgAACCTATCATATGGTCTGAGCCAAGAGAAAGAGGTGGGATATTTTCAGATTCTTTTATGCAATTTACAATATACAATTTAGAAGTatgtgataataatatatttggtAAAAATAGTAGCAATTGGCAAGGTGTTATAGATTTAAGTAGTAAATGTTTAGTTCTTCCTAAAATGTTTTGGCTAAGTTTAATGCAATATTTAcctgttaataaaaatgatgaaagaTGTGTACCAAGCAATAAAGAAATCGAATTTAACGAGGACACAATACCTAGGATGTGTTCAATTGATGATAAATATAGACCATTACCTGTTTtgaaattttcattttcagaTAATGATATAGtatctaataataatataaataataatgaacagggagaaaatattaaaaaaattaatattcctttagataatttaataataaaagaagatggtcctaataataattatttatgtataattCCAGATGTAAGAGAAGGTATAAGTAATGGAAATAGTGGAAGAACAACTAAACcgttaataaaatttggaACCtatgtattaaataatttttatgttgtaGCAGATCAAGAAAATTATAGAGTTGGtctttcaaataaaaaaagtttttattattctaatGATAAATGTACAAAAAAAGTAGAATGTATAGGTGATCAAGTATATGAACCTGCATTAAATATTTGTATTGATCCAGATTGTTCTATATggtatttttatacattaaATAATGAGACCAAAACATGTGA